Proteins from one Ipomoea triloba cultivar NCNSP0323 chromosome 1, ASM357664v1 genomic window:
- the LOC116032786 gene encoding kinesin-like protein KIN-7E, chloroplastic isoform X2, producing MGGVNGTVFAYGVTSSGKTHTMHGEQKSPGIIPLAIKDVFGIIQETPGREFLLHVSYLEIYNEVINDLLDPTGQNLRVREDAQGTYVEGIKEEVVLSPAHALSLIASGEEHRHVGSNNFNLLSSRSHTIFTLTIESSPRGENQGEEVTLSQLHLIDLAGSESSKTETTGLRRKEGSYINKSLLTLGTVISKLTDGKATHIPYRDSKLTRLLQSSLSGHGRVSLICTVTPASSNTEETHNTLKFAHRSKHVEIKASQNKILDEKSLIKKYQKEISNLKQELEQLKRGMMENQNVAPVQEDLVNLKLQLEAGKVKLQSRLEEEEQAKAALMGRIQRLTKLILVSTKSTIQPNVREKAGHRRRHSFGEDELAYLPDRKRECMIDDDIGSINSEVSADGRVDVTDLDELVKDYKRNRRRGMLGWFKLKKPDNLVVSSSSADYENSANSSPSTSSKSSQGRVTFGATKDGQRKSVSKRGEIAFAADFLPEITQAGDLFSAAIGGRQLPATGTTIADQIDLLREQVKMLAGEVALCISSLKRVSEQAAKNPEDLQLQEQMKRLKDEIREKKVQINILEQRMIGSVEMTPKASSNIEMSQALSKLASQLNEKTFELEIKSADNRVLQEQLKMKVSENAKMQETILLLRQQLDAVLSGKNSKFLQQSSENESTSETCSNGYMEAKTLRKDWTCLDSEMVTNENTPASSVSLDEKFMHEDTKVCRDYAVLNSKLLMQAAEIESLEQEKVKSTEEKDGLEIQCQKLAEEASYAKELAAAAAVELRSLAEEVTKLSYQNAKLTGDLTTGKDACCTHPSCQRFTSFGTKQNNNDSSRANAQLRKPQDGISMEELEQELNVRYQREASLVAALSERDKIEAELRRRLDEAKRHEADLENELANMWVVVAKTRKSGTGSHNPLEEYDASKIPQPRSASEFSLSNGHACSDSIENEIYDNADVSKACCHLERQRCKELENLVSRLKGDDLGGLDMKELEELQNLHVEAITKICYAKCSTDVL from the exons GTCATCAATGACTTGCTTGATCCAACAGGGCAGAATCTCAGAGTACGAGAAGATGCTCAG GGTACCTACGTTGAGGGAATCAAAGAGGAAGTTGTTCTGTCCCCTGCACATGCTCTATCGCTAATAGCTTCTGGGGAAG AGCACAGGCATGTGGGTTCTAATAACTTCAATTTACTGAGCAGTCGAAGCCATACGATATTCACTCTG ACAATTGAAAGCAGTCCACGGGGGGAAAATCAGGGTGAAGAAGTGACTTTATCACAATTG CATTTAATTGACTTAGCAGGTTCTGAAAGTTCAAAGACAGAGACAACTGGGCTGAGAAGGAAAGAGGGTTCTTACATAAATAAGAGCTTACTCACTCTTGGAACT GTGATATCAAAATTAACAGATGGAAAAGCTACCCACATACCTTATCGAGATTCTAAACTTACACGCCTTTTGCAGTCTTCCCTGAGTGGACATGGTCGAGTTTCT CTGATTTGCACGGTGACACCTGCCTCTAGCAACACAGAGGAAACACACAACACATTAAAATTTGCACATCGTAGTAAGCATGTGGAAATCAAGGCTTCTCAAAATAAG ATTTTGGATGAGAAGTCTCTCATTAAAAAGTATCAGAAAGAAATTTCCAATTTGAAACAAGAGCTTGAGCAACTAAAGCGTGGCATGATGGAGAATCAAAATGTGGCTCCAGTCCAGGAAGATTTAGTCAATCTGAAGCTTCAG TTAGAAGCTGGGAAGGTTAAGTTACAATCAAGATTAGAAGAGGAGGAACAAGCCAAAGCAGCTTTGATGGGAAGGATTCAAAGATTAACTAAACTGATTTTAGTTTCCACAAAAAGTACTATTCAACCAAATGTCCGTGAAAAGGCTGGTCATAGGCGGAGGCATTCTTTTGGAGAAGATGAG CTAGCCTACTTGCCAGATAGAAAACGAGAATGCATGATTGATGATGATATTGGAAGTATTAATTCTGAAGTATCTGCTGATGGAAGGGTTGATGTCACAGATCTTGATGAACTGGTTAAAGATTACAAAAGGAACAGAAGGCGAGGAATGCTTGGCTGGTTCAAATTGAAA AAACCTGATAATCTGGTTGTATCATCATCTAGTGCTGATTATGAAAACTCAGCAAACAGTTCACCTTCAACCTCATCAAAATCTTCCCAAGGCAGAGTTACATTCGGTGCTACAAAGGATGGGCAGAGAAAATCGGTCAGTAAAAGAGGGGAAATTGCTTTTGCTGCAGATTTTCTTCCTGAAATAACTCAGGCAGGTGACTTATTTAGTGCTGCCATTGGAGGTCGGCAGCTACCAGCG ACTGGGACCACTATAGCTGATCAAATAGATCTTCTTCGTGAGCAAGTAAAAATGTTGGCTGGTGAGGTGGCATTATGTATTAGTTCCCTGAAGAGAGTATCAGAGCAAGCAGCCAAGAACCCTGAAGACTTGCAGCTTCAG GAACAAATGAAAAGGCTAAAAGATGAAATTAGAGAGAAGAAAGTACAGATAAATATTCTGGAACAGCGCATGATTGGATCTGTAGAGATGACACCAAAAGCATCAAGCAATATTGAAATGTCACAG GCTTTGTCCAAACTTGCTAGTCAACTAAATGAAAAGACATTTGAACTTGAG ATTAAATCAGCTGATAATAGGGTGCTCCAAGAACAACTAAAAATGAAG GTCTCAGAGAATGCTAAGATGCAAGAGACTATCCTTCTGTTAAGACAACAACTTGATGCCGTATTGTCAGGCAAAAACTCGAAATTTCTACAACAAAGTTCTGAAAATGAATCTACTTCGGAAACATGTTCAAATGGATACATGGAAGCAAAAACTCTAAGAAAGGATTGGACTTGCTTAGACTCAGAAATGGTTACTAATGAAAATACACCAGCTAGTTCTGTGTCCTTGGATGAAAAATTTATGCATGAAGATACCAAAGTGTGCAGAGATTATGCAGTTTTGAATTCCAAGCTTCTTATGCAA GCTGCTGAGATAGAGTCCTTGGAACAAGAGAAGGTGAAAAGCACTGAAGAGAAGGATGGGTTAGAAATTCAATGTCAAAAACTAGCTGAGGAAGCTTCGTACGCAAAAGAGttggcagcagcagcagcagtagaGCTCCGGAGTTTAGCTGAAGAAGTAACCAAACTTTCATACCAAAATGCCAAACTGACTGGTGACTTGACTACTGGAAAAGATGCCTGTTGTACTCATCCTTCCTGTCAAAGATTCACTTCATTTGGTACCaagcaaaataataatgatagcAGTCGAGCTAATGCACAATTGAGAAAGCCGCAAGATGGTATATCTATGGAGGAGCTGGAGCAGGAACTCAACGTACGATACCAAAGAGAAGCGTCTTTGGTTGCTGCATTGTCTGAGAGAGATAAAATAGAAGCCGAACTGCGTAGAAGACTTGATGAAGCAAAGCGGCATGAAGCAGATCTAGAAAATGAGCTTGCAAATATGTGGGTGGTGGTTGCAAAGACGAGGAAATCTGGTACTGGCTCTCACAACCCATTGGAGGAGTATGATGCATCCAAGATTCCACAACCAAGATCTGCAAGTGAATTTTCCCTGTCCAATGGGCATGCATGCAGTGACTCTATTGAGAATGAAATATATGACAATGCTGATGTGTCCAAAGCTTGCTGTCATCTAGAAAGGCAAAGGTGTAAGGAGTTAGAGAACTTAGTTTCAAGATTAAAG GGTGATGATTTGGGTGGCTTGGATATGAAAGAGCTTGAAGAGCTGCAAAATCTTCATGTTGAGGCCATTACCAAGATCTGTTATGCTAAG TGTTCAACGGATGTGTTGTAG
- the LOC116001823 gene encoding premnaspirodiene oxygenase-like, translating to MEIKFPFSLIIITFITLLFLSFNLIKNVTKKSKKSSSVSVGGKVPPGPWKLPFIGSIHHLVGSAPPNHVLRDLARKHGGIMQLQLGEISAVVISTPRAAKQVLKTHDVAFASRPEILASKIMMNNEDIAFAPYGEYWRQMRKICTLELLSVKMVSSFSPIREDEVSKMVQCVKSCSGSGSGSPLNLTEKIFQYTNAVVCRAAFGTKFKDELGVVSLINEGVALAGGFDVADLFPSRRFLHLLTGMEARLRKLRRRTDQIFDQIIEQHRQKRKVDGFCDEDIVDVLLRL from the coding sequence ATGGAAATTAAGTTTCCATTTtccctcatcatcatcactttCATCACCCTTCTCTTCCTCTCATTCAACTTAATCAAGAACGTTACAAAGAAATCCAAGAAAAGTAGTAGTGTGAGTGTCGGCGGAAAAGTGCCGCCGGGACCGTGGAAATTACCATTTATAGGAAGCATCCACCATCTGGTAGGGTCAGCACCACCCAATCATGTTCTAAGAGATTTAGCTCGGAAACATGGCGGCATAATGCAGCTCCAGCTGGGGGAGATTTCCGCGGTGGTGATATCCACTCCCCGGGCGGCGAAACAAGTTCTGAAAACCCATGACGTGGCCTTCGCCAGCCGCCCGGAAATCCTAGCCTCCAAGATTATGATGAACAACGAAGACATCGCGTTTGCTCCGTACGGCGAGTACTGGCGACAGATGCGCAAAATCTGCACCTTGGAGCTCCTCAGCGTGAAGATGGTGTCGTCGTTTTCGCCCATCCGGGAAGACGAGGTTTCCAAGATGGTTCAGTGCGTGAAATCGTGTTCGGGTTCGGGATCGGGATCGCCACTCAACCTGACGGAGAAGATCTTTCAGTATACCAACGCGGTGGTTTGCCGAGCCGCATTTGGGACGAAATTCAAGGATGAATTGGGAGTTGTGTCGCTGATAAATGAAGGGGTTGCCTTGGCTGGAGGTTTCGACGTGGCTGATCTTTTCCCTTCTCGGAGATTTCTGCATCTACTCACTGGGATGGAGGCCAGACTGAGGAAGCTGCGCCGTAGAACTGATCAAATATTTGATCAAATCATCGAGCAGCATAGACAGAAGCGCAAGGTCGACGGATTTTGCGACGAAGATATAGTTGATGTGCTTCTTAGACTCTAG